The Flammeovirga agarivorans genome has a window encoding:
- a CDS encoding sulfatase-like hydrolase/transferase — protein MKKLLLGGMIISMCGVMAAFKTSEVKKKRSKPNVIVIMCDDLGYRDVGFNGCKDIPTPNIDRIANNGIRFTNAYVSYSVCGPSRAGFITGRYQQRFGFERNPQYKADDPNMGLPKSEKTLATVLKTQGYHSGIIGKWHLGAHESNHPMNRGFDEFYGHLGGGHSYYPELLTIEDSYGKDLNEPDSYKTWIMKNHKPVKTDKYLTYEFSDEAVSFVKRNADEPFFLYLSYNAPHTPMHAPKDRLPQFDHIKDPKRKKYAAMVSAVDEGVGRVLDQLKASGIEENTIIYFLSDNGGPEPKNKSNNGELRDGKGSVYEGGFRVPFAMSWPGHIKPATYDNMISSLDIFATSVTLADAKMDVERPLDGVNLVPYVTGKDTGMPHETIYLRKYDQKKYAVRHKDYKIVRSFADGKNVTELYDLSADISEKTNVKSQHPDQVKLIEDLRVQWDKELIDPIFLGLIHSDYWKAKAAKKANKKKAQ, from the coding sequence ATGAAAAAATTATTACTGGGTGGTATGATCATTTCGATGTGTGGAGTGATGGCTGCCTTTAAAACTTCTGAAGTTAAAAAGAAACGTAGTAAGCCCAATGTCATTGTGATCATGTGTGATGATCTTGGTTACAGAGATGTAGGTTTCAACGGTTGTAAAGATATTCCAACACCTAATATAGATCGTATTGCAAACAATGGTATTCGTTTCACCAATGCCTATGTTTCCTACTCGGTTTGTGGTCCATCTAGGGCAGGGTTTATAACAGGTAGATACCAGCAGCGTTTTGGTTTTGAAAGGAACCCACAATATAAAGCGGACGATCCGAATATGGGTTTGCCAAAATCTGAAAAAACGTTGGCAACAGTCTTGAAGACTCAAGGTTATCATTCGGGAATCATCGGTAAGTGGCACTTGGGAGCACATGAGTCGAACCACCCCATGAACCGAGGTTTTGATGAGTTCTATGGTCACCTTGGTGGCGGTCATTCGTATTATCCTGAGCTGTTGACAATCGAAGATAGTTATGGTAAAGATTTGAATGAGCCAGACAGCTACAAGACTTGGATTATGAAAAACCATAAGCCTGTAAAAACGGATAAATACCTAACGTATGAATTTTCTGATGAAGCGGTTTCTTTCGTAAAACGCAATGCAGACGAACCGTTTTTCTTGTATTTGTCGTACAATGCACCGCATACACCAATGCATGCTCCAAAAGATAGATTGCCTCAGTTTGATCATATCAAAGATCCGAAAAGAAAGAAATATGCAGCCATGGTTTCTGCAGTTGATGAAGGTGTGGGTAGAGTTTTAGATCAACTAAAAGCATCGGGAATTGAAGAGAATACTATCATTTATTTCTTGTCTGATAACGGTGGACCTGAGCCAAAAAATAAATCAAACAACGGGGAACTTAGAGATGGAAAGGGCAGTGTTTACGAAGGTGGTTTTAGAGTGCCTTTTGCGATGTCATGGCCGGGTCACATCAAGCCAGCTACATACGATAACATGATTTCTTCTTTAGATATTTTTGCTACTTCAGTAACACTTGCAGATGCAAAAATGGATGTAGAAAGACCATTGGATGGAGTGAATCTTGTACCTTATGTGACAGGAAAGGATACTGGAATGCCACATGAAACGATCTACTTAAGAAAGTATGATCAGAAGAAATATGCGGTGAGACATAAAGATTATAAAATCGTTAGAAGTTTTGCAGATGGAAAAAATGTAACAGAGCTTTATGATTTATCTGCAGATATTTCGGAGAAAACCAATGTAAAAAGTCAGCATCCAGATCAAGTGAAATTGATAGAAGACCTGAGAGTACAATGGGATAAAGAACTGATCGATCCAATCTTTTTAGGGCTTATTCATTCTGATTATTGGAAAGCCAAAGCAGCTAAAAAAGCAAATAAAAAGAAAGCACAATAA
- a CDS encoding arylsulfatase — protein sequence MKYILTTIFLTTFIIGVSTQSYGQKRKPNVIYILCDDLGYGEVGYNGQQKIQTPELDKLANSGMIFTDHYCGNAVCAPSRASLMTGKHPGHAYIRANSPGYPKGQTPIKEDAETLGKLMKRAGYSTACIGKWGLGSFHDSGNPNDQGFDLFYGYTDQRKAHNYYPEYLWLNGEKQMLDNGKGKQNDYSHDLFTAKAINYIKEKKDVPFFLYLAYTIPHVKWQVPDLAQYKEKDWPERMKIQAAMVSRMSKDVGAIINLLEELGIDKNTLVMFNSDNGAHGKGGTTEFFKTSGDLRGIKRSMYDGGVRSPMFAYWPGKIKAGSTSDHISAFWDVLPTLSDITNEPLKGETDGISMLPTLLGKDKKQKQHKYLYWELYEGKPNCAVRYGKWKAVVTDRRKGLNIELYDVKADEGEGKNVATEYPDVVKEIAMMMKDAHIKSPYWDKDFKPLFNAAAACEFNGVEVDESTIWPKPKQKSKNLK from the coding sequence ATGAAATATATTTTAACTACAATATTTCTGACGACTTTTATTATAGGTGTATCAACCCAAAGTTATGGTCAGAAAAGAAAACCTAATGTAATTTATATCTTGTGTGATGACTTAGGATATGGTGAAGTAGGTTACAACGGACAGCAAAAAATACAAACTCCCGAACTGGATAAACTCGCCAATTCAGGGATGATATTCACCGATCATTATTGCGGGAATGCCGTTTGTGCCCCTAGTAGAGCCTCATTAATGACGGGTAAACATCCTGGACATGCATACATTAGAGCCAACAGCCCGGGTTACCCTAAAGGACAAACTCCAATAAAAGAAGATGCCGAAACATTAGGAAAGCTGATGAAGAGAGCTGGATACAGTACGGCTTGTATTGGTAAATGGGGTTTGGGTAGTTTTCATGATTCAGGTAATCCCAATGATCAAGGTTTCGACCTTTTTTATGGTTATACTGACCAACGAAAAGCACACAATTATTATCCCGAATATTTATGGTTGAATGGTGAAAAACAGATGTTGGATAATGGTAAAGGCAAGCAAAATGATTACAGCCATGACCTGTTTACAGCAAAAGCCATCAATTATATCAAAGAGAAAAAAGACGTACCGTTTTTCTTATATCTCGCCTATACTATTCCACATGTAAAATGGCAAGTGCCAGATTTGGCTCAATACAAAGAGAAAGATTGGCCAGAAAGAATGAAGATTCAAGCAGCTATGGTTTCAAGAATGAGTAAGGATGTAGGTGCGATCATCAATCTTTTGGAAGAGTTGGGCATCGACAAAAATACACTTGTGATGTTTAACAGCGACAATGGAGCACATGGAAAAGGAGGAACAACAGAATTCTTTAAAACTTCAGGTGATTTAAGAGGTATAAAACGATCAATGTATGATGGTGGAGTACGCTCCCCAATGTTTGCTTATTGGCCTGGAAAAATCAAAGCAGGATCAACCAGTGATCACATTTCTGCATTTTGGGATGTATTACCTACTTTATCGGACATCACCAATGAACCTTTGAAAGGTGAAACAGATGGTATTTCTATGCTGCCAACGCTTTTAGGTAAAGACAAAAAGCAAAAACAACATAAGTATTTGTATTGGGAGCTTTACGAAGGAAAACCAAATTGTGCTGTGCGATACGGAAAATGGAAAGCCGTTGTTACAGACAGAAGAAAAGGATTGAATATAGAATTATATGATGTGAAAGCAGATGAAGGCGAAGGAAAAAATGTGGCAACAGAATATCCCGATGTGGTAAAAGAAATTGCTATGATGATGAAAGACGCTCACATCAAAAGTCCTTATTGGGACAAAGATTTTAAGCCGTTATTTAATGCAGCCGCAGCTTGTGAATTTAATGGTGTAGAAGTAGACGAATCTACCATTTGGCCGAAACCTAAACAGAAATCAAAAAACTTAAAATAG
- a CDS encoding sulfatase family protein, producing the protein MNTLIKSLFTFLCVMSGWSSFGQDKPNIIWIYAEDTSPWMGCYGDEINKDATPNIDKIANSGVRFNRAYVPAPVCSATRSAMMVGQSAIRFGGQEHRSSRTEETRIYLPEGYKLLPQIMKENGYATYNHGKTDYNYAWDNEMYTTQLKKKVDFSELVNQQPFFGQIQTKGGKNNTTKFPQNRKVNPSEVTVAADYPNNEVFQKWFAQHYDAIRKDDYLIGEILKGLKEAGLDKNTIVVYFSDHGANNLLRHKQMTTEGGLHVPFMVMGPEQYVPKGEVRNDLVSMLDLTATTLAWAGITQPEWYEGQNLFAKEFTPRTLVGGHKDRLDQTIDQVRSIRTEDYRYVRNYHLDRIFLQPQYRDKKEYTKNIRTLYANGELSPLHKDIYFGERQPEELYNVTKDPEMIHNLVKDPKFKKELKKHRKLMDEWLAKGDMGEGDESIAELKANGENKPWGEGMNPEYEVYREDSDGDGISDKLETLLKRDPKDGLLLFTFDNGGWQTEGWKSDDISSNLAGYLGYLDFTLDKKEGSITRDGLKVTASKKDQSYDIKLKADQPLEVTLLANNKVIGMQHLSKENTTQTLSFKLDNAKWEGEINSLTIVFKGKKGTTVEMDFMSVKRESSSALTN; encoded by the coding sequence ATGAATACATTAATCAAATCACTATTCACTTTTTTATGCGTAATGAGTGGATGGTCTTCGTTCGGGCAAGATAAACCAAACATTATCTGGATATATGCCGAAGATACCTCACCTTGGATGGGGTGCTATGGCGATGAAATCAATAAAGATGCAACACCTAACATTGATAAAATTGCCAATAGTGGTGTGCGTTTCAATAGAGCTTATGTACCCGCCCCTGTCTGTTCGGCAACAAGATCAGCCATGATGGTCGGTCAAAGTGCCATTCGTTTTGGAGGTCAGGAACATAGATCATCTAGAACGGAAGAGACTAGAATTTACTTACCAGAAGGGTATAAATTGCTACCTCAGATCATGAAGGAAAACGGGTACGCTACATACAATCATGGTAAGACAGATTACAATTATGCTTGGGATAATGAAATGTATACAACTCAACTCAAGAAAAAAGTAGATTTCTCAGAGTTGGTAAATCAGCAACCGTTCTTTGGTCAGATTCAGACAAAAGGTGGTAAAAACAATACGACAAAGTTTCCTCAAAATAGAAAAGTAAATCCATCGGAAGTTACTGTTGCTGCAGATTATCCAAACAATGAAGTATTCCAGAAATGGTTTGCTCAGCATTATGATGCTATACGTAAAGATGACTACTTGATTGGTGAAATTTTAAAAGGATTAAAAGAAGCAGGATTAGATAAAAATACGATTGTCGTTTATTTCTCTGATCATGGAGCAAACAACCTTTTGAGACATAAACAAATGACAACAGAAGGGGGACTACATGTTCCCTTTATGGTGATGGGACCTGAACAATACGTACCAAAAGGAGAAGTAAGAAACGACTTGGTGAGTATGCTGGACTTAACAGCGACAACCTTGGCTTGGGCAGGCATCACACAGCCTGAATGGTACGAAGGACAAAACCTTTTTGCCAAAGAATTTACCCCTAGAACATTAGTAGGAGGTCATAAAGACCGTTTAGATCAGACTATCGATCAGGTAAGATCTATCAGAACAGAAGATTATAGATATGTGAGAAATTACCATTTGGATAGAATCTTTTTACAACCTCAATACAGAGATAAAAAGGAGTACACAAAGAATATTCGAACACTATATGCTAATGGTGAATTGTCTCCACTTCACAAAGACATTTATTTTGGAGAGCGCCAACCTGAGGAATTGTACAATGTGACAAAAGACCCTGAGATGATTCATAATTTGGTCAAAGATCCAAAATTCAAAAAAGAGCTTAAAAAGCACCGTAAATTAATGGACGAATGGTTAGCAAAAGGCGATATGGGAGAAGGTGATGAGTCTATCGCTGAGCTAAAAGCTAACGGAGAAAATAAGCCTTGGGGAGAAGGGATGAACCCTGAATATGAGGTATACAGAGAAGATTCAGACGGTGATGGCATTTCTGATAAATTGGAAACACTATTGAAAAGGGATCCAAAAGATGGTCTTCTTCTTTTCACTTTTGATAACGGAGGATGGCAGACTGAAGGTTGGAAATCTGATGATATCTCTTCGAACCTTGCAGGTTATTTAGGCTACCTTGATTTTACTTTGGATAAGAAAGAAGGTAGCATCACAAGAGATGGTTTGAAAGTAACAGCTTCTAAAAAAGACCAATCCTATGATATTAAATTAAAAGCCGATCAACCTTTAGAAGTGACTCTGTTGGCGAATAACAAAGTCATCGGAATGCAACATTTATCAAAAGAGAATACTACACAAACATTATCATTCAAACTGGATAATGCAAAATGGGAAGGTGAAATCAATTCATTGACTATAGTATTTAAAGGTAAAAAAGGAACTACCGTCGAGATGGATTTTATGTCTGTAAAAAGAGAATCATCATCTGCCTTAACGAATTAA
- a CDS encoding glycoside hydrolase family 2 protein, with the protein MDFRKHLLKILLLLFGLQLSAYAQEFSTAGFYQTDPKVREAINFNVGWRFIKQDVEGAEAIDFDDSNWKVVNLPDGMELLPLNASGGVNYQGPSWYRKHFTPNEQLKGKKVMIHFEGIMGKSKIWINGQLVRENFGSYYPIHVDLSDYLKFGEENVIAVRPDNSNDHSYPPGKPQETLDFTYFGGIYRDVWLITHNDVYVTHPLAVDKVAGGGVFVHFDDLTEESVKVFVDVDIANEGKAKDLQVHLSLKDKAGNEVAKLKEKVNISSDDSEQVKMSFTVKNPKLWSPNHPHLHQLYVTIKDKKGNVLDTFRNRVGIRTIELKGPEGLFLNGKKYPKLLGANRHQDFAHIGHALPNNLHYRDALKLRQVGMNVIRSAHYIQDPAFMDACDELGMFLVAAIPGWQYWNKKEPIFQERMLKDVRNMVRLERNRPSILLWEVVPNETHFPEEYAIKATQFTKEEYPYPGKYTVTDARTHRSKAQKYFDVLYANDQVEAHKQKSIFKREWGDFVDNWVDHNSVSRVAKQWGEAPQVKQAMHYFKEEWMEDGELQEWPSMTMIYGASESLFGATLWHSFDHQRGYHPDPFWGGIMDAYRQPKFSYYLFKSLLPTSGLEDVPHVDAEPFVYIAHLMTPFSPKDVVVFTNCDEVKLTMYGEEIGIKKSTDPNSPVPRVPVVFTDVFKKIDARNKNKKGYGKIDQKWVEGAVMKAEGIIDGEVVTEHSRWPAGRKRRLLLKVDDMGITPQADGSDITTVVAYLVDAGGAIKRLSDEYVRFTVEGEGELIGGVNNEINPQKLLWGEAVALVKSSTNPGKVKVRAEVLKDGINAPSFAEIEFNTVGPKHQLHYTELPQKEQEYIPTPLLVNESEEMKKLRVELQEVKKQLQEYKLNEVGKQQDTFIE; encoded by the coding sequence ATGGATTTCAGAAAACACTTATTAAAGATACTACTCCTACTTTTTGGGCTTCAGTTATCAGCTTATGCACAAGAATTTTCAACGGCTGGGTTCTATCAAACAGACCCAAAAGTTAGAGAGGCCATCAACTTTAATGTCGGTTGGCGTTTTATCAAACAAGATGTAGAAGGAGCCGAAGCAATAGATTTTGACGATAGCAATTGGAAGGTAGTCAACTTGCCAGATGGGATGGAATTGTTACCTCTTAATGCTAGTGGTGGTGTAAATTATCAAGGCCCATCTTGGTACAGAAAACATTTTACACCGAATGAGCAACTGAAAGGCAAAAAAGTGATGATACACTTTGAGGGTATCATGGGGAAATCAAAAATCTGGATCAATGGTCAGTTGGTGCGAGAAAATTTTGGTAGTTATTATCCCATTCATGTAGACCTTTCTGATTATCTGAAATTTGGTGAAGAAAATGTCATTGCAGTTCGTCCAGACAATAGTAACGATCATAGCTACCCTCCTGGTAAACCTCAAGAAACATTGGATTTCACTTACTTTGGAGGTATTTATAGAGACGTATGGCTCATTACTCATAATGATGTTTATGTGACACACCCACTTGCTGTGGATAAAGTAGCTGGAGGTGGTGTATTCGTTCATTTTGATGATCTAACAGAAGAATCTGTAAAGGTTTTTGTTGATGTAGATATTGCCAATGAAGGGAAAGCAAAAGACCTTCAAGTACATCTTTCATTAAAAGATAAAGCAGGAAATGAAGTCGCAAAACTGAAAGAAAAGGTTAACATTTCATCGGATGATTCAGAGCAGGTAAAAATGAGTTTTACGGTGAAAAATCCTAAGTTATGGTCACCTAATCATCCACATTTGCATCAACTTTATGTGACAATAAAAGACAAAAAAGGGAATGTATTGGACACCTTCAGAAATAGAGTAGGTATTCGTACTATCGAATTGAAAGGACCCGAAGGCCTATTCCTAAATGGCAAGAAATATCCTAAATTATTGGGAGCAAACAGACATCAAGATTTTGCCCATATTGGTCATGCTTTACCCAATAATTTGCATTATAGAGATGCCTTGAAATTGCGTCAGGTGGGAATGAATGTCATCCGTTCAGCTCACTATATTCAAGATCCAGCTTTTATGGATGCTTGTGATGAGCTTGGGATGTTCTTGGTAGCAGCCATTCCAGGTTGGCAATATTGGAATAAAAAGGAACCAATTTTCCAAGAGCGTATGTTAAAAGACGTTCGTAATATGGTGCGTTTAGAAAGAAATAGACCCTCTATTTTACTGTGGGAAGTCGTTCCTAATGAAACTCATTTTCCAGAAGAGTATGCTATAAAAGCCACTCAGTTTACAAAAGAAGAATACCCATATCCAGGTAAATATACGGTTACTGATGCTCGAACACACCGATCGAAAGCACAGAAATACTTTGATGTTTTGTATGCCAATGACCAAGTGGAAGCACACAAACAGAAATCTATTTTTAAAAGAGAATGGGGCGATTTTGTAGACAATTGGGTAGACCATAATTCTGTCAGTCGAGTAGCCAAGCAATGGGGTGAAGCACCTCAGGTAAAACAGGCCATGCATTACTTTAAAGAAGAATGGATGGAAGATGGTGAACTACAAGAATGGCCGTCTATGACGATGATTTACGGAGCAAGTGAATCACTATTCGGAGCAACATTATGGCATTCATTTGATCATCAAAGAGGGTATCACCCCGATCCATTTTGGGGAGGGATTATGGATGCATATCGTCAACCAAAGTTTTCATATTACCTATTCAAATCACTTTTACCGACAAGCGGATTAGAAGATGTTCCTCATGTAGATGCAGAACCATTTGTTTACATCGCACACCTGATGACACCATTTTCACCGAAAGATGTAGTAGTTTTTACCAACTGCGATGAAGTGAAACTGACCATGTATGGAGAAGAAATTGGTATCAAAAAATCAACAGACCCCAACAGTCCAGTACCCAGAGTTCCAGTTGTTTTCACAGATGTCTTTAAGAAAATTGATGCAAGAAATAAAAACAAAAAAGGCTATGGCAAGATTGATCAGAAATGGGTAGAAGGTGCTGTGATGAAAGCTGAAGGTATAATAGATGGAGAAGTAGTAACTGAACACAGTCGTTGGCCGGCCGGAAGAAAAAGACGTCTCCTCTTAAAAGTAGACGATATGGGCATTACTCCACAGGCAGACGGTAGCGATATTACAACTGTAGTAGCTTATTTAGTAGATGCTGGCGGTGCCATTAAAAGACTAAGTGATGAATATGTTCGCTTTACTGTTGAAGGCGAAGGGGAATTGATCGGAGGAGTAAACAATGAAATCAACCCTCAAAAATTACTATGGGGAGAAGCAGTTGCTCTAGTGAAATCTTCTACCAACCCAGGTAAAGTGAAGGTGAGAGCAGAGGTACTAAAAGACGGAATTAATGCACCTAGTTTTGCAGAAATTGAATTCAATACCGTTGGTCCAAAGCATCAATTACACTACACTGAACTACCTCAAAAAGAACAAGAATATATCCCAACACCTCTACTTGTAAATGAAAGCGAGGAAATGAAAAAACTCCGAGTTGAATTACAAGAAGTAAAAAAACAACTTCAAGAATACAAACTGAATGAAGTAGGGAAGCAGCAAGATACTTTTATTGAGTAG
- a CDS encoding family 78 glycoside hydrolase catalytic domain, giving the protein MIGAKKISVALLCALPFFSWAQTSDLDNGITGHWEESYAPQKQDWQAYWIWNTDDGKEETKQHKVLFRKSFQLSEIPADAILKITASSLYKLYINGEYINRGPARSAPHHQSYDVLDIKSALQTGKNVIAVEAHYQQGENAYHLKGRGGFLAELSIGDQLISTDNTWKVAVDKTWNNEAPRINRFQLVVTDQVDLRNKEEGWNQLDFDDSKWSSAVGLQRNSGWPSAQKNAKPRAITTPWTNLEQRHIPYLIEQDVKATSLIDAEYVDSYFTSEEKWDRKVKLKRSVLSNIKTKNYLKGKGPLVLEVSDQPYLLVFDFGTLLNGMPKFDIEGEAGTKVEVVGIPYMVDDQFTCKVVDSRLVDEVILSGKREQWEAQYFKPTRYLAMVIHPQKNPVKIYDFSLHQIKYPFATDGDISSTTADWVKAYTEATEETIDVCTTDGYTDNYRERRQYAQTGYYGAMGNYWTFGDYALQAAKLVQVAQEAESNGLFPAYGPLLNNDFMVILDSDILWVRSLHNYLLYSGDQETVEMLIPAAQKLMNLLETYTNSDGLIDNPAYAYWLDHAKNDRRGANLNLNGHYIGALQDFAEILSWMGQEGGEKYIQQANKAKQAIQDKFWNEKKGLFADALIDGQQSNQFSEHAQAMVLTFGIATDQQAEKLIPQLLKKDELNYVKRENGMFMVTPAMSYFLHKGLANYGFIDESFELFRRRFDEMLAPEMNGTLWEEWWRDASGRFGKKGMIGRTRSDAQTESAFATALFAEYLVGIQPTKPGMTELVLAKTEASIEDISATIPTPLGMLKINWKVKGGVTSLEVEVPKGTTIKLDQKSLGSQVEINGKKQDNKENYVLLEEGKYQVSSSKEM; this is encoded by the coding sequence ATGATAGGAGCAAAGAAAATATCAGTAGCCTTGTTATGTGCATTGCCTTTTTTTAGTTGGGCACAAACATCGGACTTAGATAATGGTATTACCGGACATTGGGAAGAATCTTATGCCCCTCAAAAACAAGATTGGCAGGCCTATTGGATTTGGAACACTGATGATGGAAAAGAAGAAACAAAGCAACACAAAGTTTTGTTTAGAAAGTCTTTCCAACTTTCAGAAATACCTGCTGATGCTATATTGAAAATAACAGCGTCCTCTTTGTATAAGCTCTATATTAATGGTGAGTACATCAATAGAGGTCCAGCAAGGTCAGCTCCTCATCATCAATCATATGATGTGTTAGATATTAAATCAGCTTTACAAACCGGTAAAAATGTAATAGCGGTGGAAGCACATTACCAACAAGGAGAAAATGCATACCACTTGAAAGGTAGAGGTGGGTTTCTAGCAGAACTGTCTATCGGTGATCAATTGATTTCAACGGATAATACATGGAAAGTTGCAGTAGATAAAACTTGGAATAACGAGGCTCCAAGAATCAACCGTTTTCAGTTGGTGGTTACAGATCAGGTAGATTTGAGAAATAAAGAAGAAGGCTGGAATCAACTAGATTTTGATGATTCGAAATGGTCTTCTGCAGTGGGGTTACAAAGGAATTCTGGTTGGCCCTCTGCACAAAAGAATGCAAAACCAAGAGCAATCACAACCCCATGGACCAACTTAGAACAAAGACATATACCCTATCTTATTGAGCAAGATGTAAAAGCAACATCACTTATTGATGCCGAATATGTTGATAGCTATTTTACCTCTGAAGAAAAATGGGATAGAAAAGTGAAGCTGAAACGTTCTGTGCTTTCAAATATCAAAACCAAAAACTATCTAAAGGGTAAAGGTCCTTTGGTATTAGAAGTATCTGATCAACCTTATTTATTGGTTTTCGATTTTGGAACTTTGCTTAACGGTATGCCTAAATTCGACATCGAAGGAGAAGCAGGCACAAAGGTAGAAGTGGTAGGTATTCCTTATATGGTTGATGATCAGTTTACTTGCAAAGTAGTTGATTCTCGTTTAGTAGATGAGGTAATATTATCCGGAAAGAGAGAGCAATGGGAGGCCCAATATTTTAAACCTACTCGATATTTGGCGATGGTTATTCATCCTCAAAAAAATCCTGTAAAAATATATGATTTCTCTCTGCACCAAATTAAATATCCTTTTGCTACAGATGGAGATATCAGTTCAACAACTGCAGATTGGGTGAAAGCATATACTGAAGCTACAGAAGAAACAATAGATGTGTGTACTACCGACGGATATACTGACAATTATCGAGAACGTAGACAGTATGCTCAGACAGGGTATTATGGTGCAATGGGTAACTATTGGACATTCGGAGACTATGCATTACAAGCAGCAAAACTTGTTCAAGTAGCTCAAGAAGCAGAATCCAATGGACTATTTCCTGCTTATGGGCCATTACTGAATAATGATTTTATGGTGATCTTAGACTCCGATATTTTATGGGTCAGAAGTTTACATAACTATCTACTTTATTCAGGAGATCAGGAAACAGTAGAAATGTTGATTCCAGCAGCTCAAAAATTAATGAACCTGTTGGAAACGTATACCAATTCTGATGGTTTGATTGATAACCCTGCATACGCCTATTGGTTAGATCATGCCAAAAATGATAGAAGAGGTGCGAATCTAAACTTAAACGGCCATTATATTGGTGCACTTCAGGATTTTGCAGAAATTTTATCATGGATGGGTCAAGAAGGTGGTGAAAAATATATTCAACAGGCCAATAAGGCAAAACAGGCCATCCAAGACAAATTTTGGAACGAAAAGAAAGGATTATTTGCCGATGCTTTAATTGACGGACAACAATCCAATCAGTTTAGTGAGCATGCACAAGCAATGGTACTGACTTTTGGGATCGCAACAGATCAACAGGCGGAAAAGCTTATTCCACAACTACTAAAAAAGGATGAGTTGAATTATGTAAAAAGAGAAAACGGCATGTTTATGGTGACTCCGGCAATGTCTTATTTTTTACATAAAGGATTGGCGAATTATGGTTTTATCGATGAATCTTTTGAGCTATTCAGAAGAAGATTTGATGAAATGTTGGCTCCTGAAATGAACGGGACTTTATGGGAAGAATGGTGGAGAGATGCTTCAGGAAGATTTGGCAAAAAAGGTATGATTGGTAGAACAAGGTCTGATGCTCAAACAGAAAGTGCTTTTGCAACAGCTTTATTCGCAGAATATCTAGTGGGTATCCAACCAACAAAACCCGGTATGACGGAATTGGTATTGGCAAAAACGGAGGCCTCAATAGAAGATATCTCTGCTACAATTCCTACCCCACTAGGGATGCTGAAAATAAATTGGAAAGTGAAAGGAGGCGTAACCTCTTTAGAGGTGGAAGTGCCAAAAGGTACTACGATTAAGCTGGATCAAAAATCATTGGGTTCCCAAGTGGAAATCAATGGCAAAAAACAAGATAATAAAGAAAACTATGTTCTTTTGGAAGAAGGTAAATACCAAGTTTCGTCTTCAAAAGAGATGTAG